One region of Vigna radiata var. radiata cultivar VC1973A unplaced genomic scaffold, Vradiata_ver6 scaffold_271, whole genome shotgun sequence genomic DNA includes:
- the LOC106754821 gene encoding uncharacterized protein LOC106754821: METFKKLEITIPFSEAIQQIPSYSKFLKEIITKKRKYAEKETIEVEGNCSAIIQRSLPPKSSDPGSFTIPCAIGELEVGKALIDLGASINLMPLTMFKKLKGVELKQTRIVLQLVDRSLKYLFRIVEDVIVKVDKFLFPVDFVVMEMEENGDAPLILGRPFMKTARIVIDMDLVEEICMNQESRVRNVSMLDRILTNECENLNEEEDISHQKCIQELEASKEVSPEKVPFEQIDCTEKTSDSKIELKELPSHLKYVFLEDHEKKPIIISASLSQEEERKLVGTLRKNKGAIGWSITDLKGISLTYCMHRILVEDDYKPVAQPQRRLNPVMKEVVRKEVLKLIQSNSGRP, from the exons ATGGAAACTtttaagaaattggaaataaccattccTTTCTCCGAAGCCATCCAGCAAATACCATCTTATTcgaagtttttgaaagaaatcatTACGAAAAAGAGGAAATATGCTGAGAAAGAGacaattgaggtagaagggaATTGCAGTGCTATTATTCAACGGTCACTACCACCTAAATCCTCCGATCCTGGaagcttcactattccttgtGCTATTGGAGAACTAGAGGTGGgaaaagctttgattgatctcGGAGCCAGCATAAATTTGATGCCTCTAactatgtttaaaaagttaaaaggggtagagctcaaacaaacaagaatagTTCTCCAATTAGTTGACAGATCCCTCAAATACCTGTTCAGGATTGTTGAAGACGTGATTGTCAAGGTTGATAAGTTCTtgtttccagtggattttgttgttatggagatggaagaaaatggggatgCACCCCTTATTCTGGGACGACCATTTATGAAAACCGCCAGAATTGTcattgat ATGGACCTAGTGGAGGAAATCTGTATGAATCAAGAGAGTAGAGTTCGTAATGTCTCCATGTTGGATAGAATTTTAACGAATGAATGTGAGAATCTGAATGAGGAAGAGGATATATCCCATCAGAAATGTATCCAGGAACTAGAGGCATCAAAAGAGGTTTCACCAGAAAAAGTGCCCTTCGAACAGATAGACTGTACAGAAAAAACTTCAGATAGTAAGATTGAGCTGAAGGAACTGCCCTCACACCTAAAATATGTGTTCCTGGAAGATCACGAAAAAAAACCTATCAttattagtgcttcattatctcaagaggaagaaagaaaattggtagGAACTCTTAGAAAGAACAAAGGAGCCATCGGTTGGTCGATTACTGACCTCAAGGGTATAAGTCTAACttattgtatgcatagaattctagtggaagatgattataagcCTGTTGCTCAACCGCAAAGGAGACTTAACcctgtcatgaaagaagttgtgagaaaggaggtGTTAAAGCt GATACAATCAAATAGTGGTAGACCctga